Proteins from one Natrinema salinisoli genomic window:
- a CDS encoding 5-(carboxyamino)imidazole ribonucleotide synthase yields MDRDETARSPRAQAVWEFLTAGDENRRVMTTLRTPGPTIGVVGGGQLGRMLAEAAAPLGVEVVVLDPTPDCPAALVARDQIVAGFDDEAGIRELAARADVLTFEIELADQDVMERVSEDTGTPVHPKPSTLETIHDKLVQKRELEDAGVPVPPFREVEDADDVREAIDDYGAPVMLKARTGGYDGRGNVPVESKADAEEALESVAGPAMVESFVDFEREVSVIAVKGADEVATFPIGENIHEEEILRETVVPPRSSEAVTERAHAVARDVLEVMDGRGVYGIELFETPDGKILLNEIAPRPHNSGHWTIEGAQTSQFEQHARAVLGWPLGSTELRSPTAMTNLLGDVDEEQSAQLEDIDEILETPGATLHWYGKRQARPLRKMGHVTLSAVEENESVEDLLERARELEDAVTFRT; encoded by the coding sequence ATCGATCGAGACGAGACAGCGCGTTCGCCTCGAGCGCAGGCCGTTTGGGAATTCTTAACCGCGGGCGACGAGAACCGCCGCGTAATGACGACGCTACGGACGCCGGGACCGACGATCGGCGTAGTCGGAGGGGGACAGCTCGGACGGATGCTCGCCGAGGCGGCCGCGCCGCTGGGCGTCGAGGTGGTCGTGCTCGATCCGACGCCGGACTGTCCCGCGGCGCTCGTCGCCCGCGATCAGATCGTCGCCGGGTTCGACGACGAAGCGGGGATCCGCGAACTCGCCGCGCGCGCCGACGTCCTCACGTTCGAAATCGAACTCGCGGATCAGGACGTAATGGAGCGCGTGAGCGAGGACACCGGAACGCCCGTCCACCCGAAGCCGTCGACGCTGGAGACGATTCACGACAAACTCGTCCAGAAGCGAGAGCTCGAGGACGCCGGCGTTCCGGTGCCGCCGTTTCGCGAAGTCGAGGACGCCGACGACGTCCGCGAGGCGATCGACGACTACGGCGCCCCGGTGATGCTCAAAGCCCGGACCGGCGGTTACGACGGCCGGGGCAACGTCCCCGTCGAGTCGAAAGCCGACGCGGAGGAGGCTCTCGAGTCGGTCGCCGGCCCCGCGATGGTCGAGTCGTTCGTCGACTTCGAGCGCGAGGTGTCGGTCATCGCCGTCAAGGGAGCCGACGAAGTCGCGACCTTCCCGATCGGGGAGAACATTCACGAAGAGGAGATCCTCCGGGAGACGGTCGTTCCCCCGCGCTCGAGCGAGGCCGTCACCGAGCGGGCTCACGCGGTGGCGCGTGACGTCCTCGAGGTGATGGACGGACGCGGCGTGTACGGGATCGAGCTCTTTGAAACGCCAGACGGAAAGATACTGCTCAACGAGATCGCGCCGCGGCCGCACAACTCCGGCCACTGGACGATCGAAGGGGCGCAAACCTCGCAGTTCGAACAGCACGCCCGCGCCGTCCTCGGCTGGCCGCTGGGCTCGACCGAACTGCGCTCGCCGACCGCGATGACGAACCTGCTCGGCGACGTCGACGAAGAGCAGTCCGCACAGTTGGAGGACATCGACGAGATCCTCGAGACGCCCGGCGCGACCCTCCACTGGTACGGCAAGCGCCAGGCCCGGCCGCTGCGGAAAATGGGCCACGTGACGCTCTCGGCGGTCGAGGAGAACGAATCGGTCGAGGATTTGCTCGAGCGTGCGCGCGAACTCGAGGACGCCGTAACCTTCCGAACGTAA
- a CDS encoding NADH-quinone oxidoreductase subunit J, which yields MNYELIAFALFAIVTLASAVGVVLMQDPWHSALLLGVALLSVAVHYVMLAAEFVAMMQVLVYVGGVLVLITFAVMLTQRDDASTEEVVQA from the coding sequence ATGAACTACGAGCTGATCGCGTTCGCGCTGTTCGCCATCGTCACGCTGGCCAGCGCGGTGGGTGTCGTGCTCATGCAGGACCCGTGGCATTCGGCGCTCCTGCTGGGCGTGGCGCTGCTCAGCGTGGCGGTGCACTACGTGATGCTGGCGGCGGAATTCGTCGCCATGATGCAGGTCCTCGTCTACGTGGGCGGGGTCCTCGTCCTCATCACGTTCGCCGTCATGCTGACCCAGCGCGACGACGCCAGCACGGAAGAGGTGGTACAGGCATGA
- a CDS encoding HNH endonuclease has protein sequence MDCPTCGKALRTEQGMRQHHTKVHGDPLPNRTCNSCGVDFYDPKARREYCDGCNPNAGEHNGNWKGGTETTTCDRCESSFEFYPSDKQGVYCSECVENADEFLGVPYYEYHEIDRVQKVCEWCGRISTVLRSKAQREPVRFCSRNCLSRWLSDQWEDTENAYNGRWREVRREALERDDHTCQHCGSTREEIGHEPDVHHIIPVRKFSDPQLAHTLDNVICLCRSCHRYAEIESIDELSSSRRKQ, from the coding sequence ATGGACTGTCCGACGTGTGGAAAAGCGCTCCGGACGGAACAGGGAATGCGACAGCATCATACGAAGGTCCACGGAGATCCGCTTCCGAACCGTACGTGTAACAGCTGTGGAGTCGATTTCTACGATCCGAAAGCGCGGCGCGAGTATTGCGACGGCTGCAATCCGAACGCCGGCGAGCACAACGGTAACTGGAAGGGCGGAACGGAGACGACCACGTGCGACCGCTGTGAGTCGTCGTTCGAATTCTATCCGTCGGATAAACAGGGTGTGTACTGTTCAGAGTGCGTCGAGAACGCCGACGAATTCCTCGGAGTACCCTATTACGAATACCACGAGATAGACCGAGTACAGAAAGTTTGCGAGTGGTGTGGGCGAATTTCGACTGTTCTCAGATCTAAAGCACAACGCGAACCGGTTCGATTTTGCAGTCGAAACTGTCTCAGTCGTTGGTTATCTGACCAGTGGGAAGACACTGAAAACGCGTACAACGGTCGTTGGAGAGAGGTGAGACGGGAAGCACTCGAGCGAGACGACCATACGTGCCAACACTGTGGTAGTACCCGTGAAGAAATCGGGCACGAACCGGATGTCCACCATATTATCCCGGTACGGAAATTCAGTGATCCACAGCTCGCACACACCCTAGATAACGTTATCTGTCTCTGCCGAAGTTGTCATCGATACGCCGAAATTGAGTCGATAGACGAACTCTCTTCCTCTCGACGCAAACAATAA
- a CDS encoding complex I subunit 1/NuoH family protein — MSGTTVTGATDVTPALPAVPLQDTVLLPERIGELTGLDGLGLGGELLATFLAAFIVGNLMLAMTGVAGPWAKRKITAAFTDRIAVNRLGPAGILIIVADSVRLLSKELVIPENADRPAYDLAPIVVASSALLGFAVIPMGSGIHLADPEVGLAYVFAVSGIASLGLVMAGYASANKYSMLGGLRAVAQNIAYEIPLVITGMSVVIFAGTLQLGEIVSAQAEPLVTIAGVSIPSWYALVNPFAFVLFLVANFAEVGRNPFDTPEAPTEIVAGYQTEYSSVYFVLIYLGEFLHIFLGGAIIATIFLGGPAGPGPAALGIVWFIIKIWGVFFATQWLRSAVPRVRIDQLIEIGWKGLLVLSFANLILTAIIVGLIT; from the coding sequence ATGAGCGGCACGACCGTCACCGGCGCGACCGATGTGACGCCGGCACTACCGGCAGTGCCGCTGCAGGATACCGTCTTGCTTCCCGAGCGGATCGGCGAGCTGACCGGCCTCGACGGGCTCGGACTCGGCGGTGAACTGCTCGCGACCTTCCTCGCGGCCTTCATCGTCGGCAACCTGATGCTCGCGATGACCGGCGTCGCTGGACCGTGGGCGAAACGGAAGATAACCGCCGCCTTCACGGACCGGATCGCCGTCAACCGGCTCGGACCGGCCGGAATCCTCATTATCGTCGCCGACTCCGTGCGGCTCCTGTCGAAGGAGCTCGTCATCCCCGAAAACGCGGATCGGCCGGCGTACGACCTCGCGCCGATCGTCGTCGCGTCGTCGGCGCTGCTCGGGTTCGCCGTCATTCCGATGGGAAGCGGGATTCACCTCGCCGACCCCGAAGTCGGACTCGCGTACGTCTTCGCGGTGTCGGGCATCGCGAGCCTCGGCCTGGTGATGGCCGGCTACGCGTCGGCGAACAAGTACTCGATGCTCGGCGGGCTCCGCGCGGTGGCACAGAACATCGCCTACGAGATCCCGCTGGTCATCACCGGGATGTCGGTCGTGATCTTCGCCGGCACGCTGCAGCTGGGCGAGATCGTTTCGGCTCAGGCGGAGCCGCTGGTGACGATCGCGGGCGTTTCGATCCCCTCGTGGTACGCGCTGGTCAACCCCTTCGCGTTCGTCCTGTTCCTCGTCGCGAACTTCGCGGAAGTCGGCCGCAACCCCTTCGACACGCCGGAGGCACCGACCGAGATCGTCGCCGGCTACCAGACCGAGTACTCCTCGGTCTACTTCGTACTGATCTACCTCGGGGAGTTCCTCCACATCTTCCTCGGCGGTGCGATCATCGCGACGATCTTCCTCGGCGGTCCCGCCGGTCCCGGACCGGCGGCGCTCGGGATCGTCTGGTTCATCATCAAGATCTGGGGCGTCTTCTTCGCGACGCAGTGGCTGCGATCGGCGGTTCCCCGGGTTCGGATCGACCAACTCATCGAGATCGGCTGGAAGGGACTACTCGTCCTCTCCTTCGCCAATCTCATTCTGACCGCGATAATCGTGGGGCTGATAACATGA
- a CDS encoding NuoI/complex I 23 kDa subunit family protein produces MIGILKSMATTMKHALDGSTFTVEYPETAPDVSPRFRGVHKFSQERCIWCRQCENVCPNDTIQIVTNDQRQGEQYNLHIGQCIYCRLCEEVCPVDAILLTENFEFTADTKHDFVYNKEQLKAVPWYKDIDPLASREPDRGAWVGEGEGEVDYQ; encoded by the coding sequence ATGATCGGGATACTCAAATCGATGGCGACGACGATGAAGCACGCACTGGACGGCTCTACCTTCACGGTGGAGTACCCGGAGACCGCACCCGACGTCTCGCCGCGCTTTCGCGGCGTCCACAAGTTCAGTCAGGAGCGGTGTATCTGGTGTCGCCAGTGCGAGAACGTCTGCCCGAACGACACGATCCAGATCGTCACGAACGATCAGCGACAGGGCGAACAGTACAACCTCCACATCGGGCAGTGCATCTACTGCCGGCTCTGCGAGGAGGTCTGCCCCGTCGACGCCATCCTGCTCACGGAGAACTTCGAGTTCACCGCGGACACGAAACACGACTTCGTCTACAACAAAGAGCAGCTGAAAGCCGTCCCGTGGTACAAGGACATCGACCCGCTCGCGTCCCGCGAACCCGATCGGGGCGCGTGGGTCGGTGAGGGAGAGGGAGAGGTCGACTACCAGTAA
- a CDS encoding pyridoxal phosphate-dependent aminotransferase, translating to MTMEFTDRVSRVEPSATLAISALATELEAEGADVVDLSVGEPDFPTPENIVKAGKDAMDAGHTGYTTSAGILELREAIADKLADDGLDHNADEIIVTPGAKQALYEIVQALVGEGDEVVLLDPAWVSYEAMVKMAGGDLTRVDLSDSEFQLEPALDDLGAAVSDETELLIVNSPSNPTGAVYSDAALEGVRDLAVEHDITVISDEIYKEITYGVEPTSLGTLEGMADRTVTVNGFSKAYSMTGWRLGYFAGPEELIDQAGKLHSHSVSSAVNFVQHAGLEALETEDAVTEMVEAFEERRDLVVDLLDDHGVDVAVPEGAFYMMLPVAEDDQAWCEGAIEDAHVATVPGSAFGTPGYARISYAASEERLEEGIERLAEEGYL from the coding sequence ATGACGATGGAATTCACCGACCGCGTATCCCGAGTCGAACCGTCCGCAACGCTCGCTATCTCCGCGCTCGCCACCGAACTCGAGGCCGAGGGCGCAGACGTCGTCGACCTGAGCGTCGGCGAGCCCGACTTCCCCACGCCCGAGAACATCGTCAAGGCGGGCAAGGACGCGATGGACGCCGGCCACACCGGCTACACGACCTCCGCCGGCATCCTCGAGCTGCGGGAGGCGATCGCCGACAAACTGGCCGACGACGGCCTCGATCACAACGCCGACGAGATCATCGTCACGCCCGGCGCGAAGCAGGCACTCTACGAGATCGTCCAGGCACTGGTCGGCGAGGGCGACGAAGTCGTCCTGCTCGACCCCGCGTGGGTCTCCTACGAGGCCATGGTGAAGATGGCTGGCGGCGACCTCACTCGCGTCGACCTCTCCGATTCGGAGTTCCAGCTCGAGCCGGCACTCGACGACCTCGGGGCCGCCGTCTCCGACGAGACCGAGCTGCTGATCGTCAACTCGCCGTCGAACCCCACCGGTGCCGTCTACTCGGATGCGGCACTCGAGGGCGTCCGCGATCTCGCCGTCGAACACGACATCACCGTCATCAGCGACGAGATCTACAAGGAGATTACCTACGGCGTCGAACCGACGAGTCTGGGCACGCTCGAGGGCATGGCCGACCGGACCGTCACGGTCAACGGCTTCTCGAAGGCCTACTCGATGACCGGCTGGCGGCTCGGCTACTTCGCCGGCCCCGAGGAGCTGATCGACCAGGCGGGTAAGCTCCACAGCCACTCCGTTTCCTCCGCGGTGAACTTCGTCCAGCACGCCGGGCTCGAGGCGCTCGAGACCGAGGACGCCGTCACCGAGATGGTGGAGGCCTTCGAAGAGCGCCGTGACCTCGTCGTGGACCTGCTCGACGACCACGGCGTGGACGTCGCCGTGCCGGAGGGCGCGTTCTACATGATGCTCCCGGTAGCTGAGGACGATCAGGCGTGGTGTGAGGGCGCGATCGAAGACGCCCACGTCGCGACGGTGCCCGGCAGCGCGTTCGGAACGCCCGGCTACGCGCGGATCTCGTACGCGGCGAGCGAGGAGCGGCTCGAGGAGGGCATCGAGCGACTGGCCGAGGAAGGCTACCTGTAA
- the ribH gene encoding 6,7-dimethyl-8-ribityllumazine synthase: protein MTTLGLVVAEFNRPITEQMEQEALEAATAAGAEVYETVHVPGVYDAPLAADRLARLDAVDAVAVIGTVITGDTDHDQVITDATAQRLSDVSLERDTPVTLGVTGPGMSAAESRERVENAAKAVDGALSLVDELPNPSSATDSQQ, encoded by the coding sequence ATGACCACGCTCGGACTGGTGGTCGCGGAATTCAACCGACCGATCACCGAGCAGATGGAGCAGGAGGCACTCGAGGCGGCCACTGCCGCGGGTGCCGAGGTGTACGAGACGGTCCACGTCCCGGGAGTGTACGATGCCCCGCTGGCCGCGGATCGACTCGCGCGCCTCGATGCCGTCGACGCCGTCGCAGTCATCGGAACCGTCATCACCGGTGACACGGACCACGATCAGGTGATCACCGACGCCACCGCCCAGCGGCTCTCCGACGTGAGTCTCGAACGCGACACGCCCGTGACCCTCGGCGTGACCGGGCCCGGCATGTCGGCCGCCGAATCGCGCGAACGCGTCGAAAACGCGGCGAAAGCCGTCGACGGGGCGCTCAGTCTCGTCGACGAACTACCCAACCCCAGTTCAGCGACCGATTCCCAACAATGA
- a CDS encoding DUF4097 family beta strand repeat-containing protein, which yields MRSSISRRRVLAGSGVCLLASLAGCLATGRGETETVTETYGPDDVDAVSLTTEHGSVAVAGTGSDAIEIHGHKAAPTEDSLESMTMATGLDDGRLAVDARRGEEPPFLFGPDPKLDLEATVPDGTRVARAATVNGDIDVRDVTGELEANTTNGDIDVQGVDGGLVTETTNGSVRVAGVSGDVRASTTDGGIDITLESGGGGDLVAESTNGEITVRAPPSLDATVSVSTTNGATAVEGFDGETASSDGSFEMTLGDGTRSIRVETTNGGVTVRNEDGA from the coding sequence ATGAGATCGAGCATATCGCGGCGTCGGGTGCTCGCCGGTAGCGGTGTGTGTCTGCTCGCGTCGCTCGCCGGCTGCCTCGCGACCGGCCGAGGGGAAACGGAGACCGTTACGGAAACGTACGGCCCCGACGACGTCGACGCGGTTTCGCTCACGACCGAACACGGGTCGGTCGCCGTCGCGGGAACGGGAAGTGACGCGATCGAGATTCACGGCCACAAGGCCGCGCCGACCGAGGACTCCCTGGAATCGATGACGATGGCGACCGGTCTCGACGATGGCCGCCTCGCCGTCGACGCACGACGGGGCGAGGAGCCGCCGTTCCTGTTCGGTCCCGATCCGAAACTGGACCTCGAGGCGACGGTCCCCGACGGAACGCGAGTCGCACGTGCAGCGACGGTGAACGGGGACATCGACGTCCGCGACGTGACCGGCGAGTTGGAAGCGAACACGACCAACGGGGATATCGACGTTCAGGGCGTCGACGGTGGGTTGGTCACCGAGACCACCAACGGATCGGTTCGGGTGGCCGGCGTCAGCGGTGACGTTCGCGCGTCGACGACCGACGGCGGGATCGATATCACGCTCGAGAGCGGCGGGGGCGGTGATCTGGTTGCCGAAAGCACGAACGGCGAGATCACCGTTCGCGCACCCCCCTCGCTCGATGCGACCGTCAGCGTCTCGACGACGAACGGAGCGACCGCCGTCGAGGGGTTCGACGGCGAAACCGCCTCGAGCGACGGCTCGTTCGAGATGACGCTCGGCGACGGGACGCGCAGTATTCGCGTCGAGACGACTAACGGCGGCGTAACCGTTCGGAACGAAGACGGCGCGTGA
- a CDS encoding NADH-quinone oxidoreductase subunit B, whose translation MSSEQPRKQIYDSTAPSTDTRDSRIGEGADDRFNSKLREAFGSTPFILTKFDKFMNWVRGNSMFMLQFGIACCSIEMMHTYAIKHDLDRFGAGVPRASPRQADVMIVPGTIVSKFGPRMKRVYDQMPEPKFVVGMGSCTISGGPFQEGYNVVKGAEEIIPIDIHVPGCPPRPEALVYGIAKLQERIRNGESTPVVVKPYELEEFGDLPKDELVQKLADDIDEEDLVMRYNWADSP comes from the coding sequence ATGAGTAGCGAACAACCGCGCAAGCAAATCTACGACAGCACCGCACCGTCGACGGACACCCGGGATTCGCGGATCGGTGAGGGTGCCGACGACCGCTTCAACTCCAAGCTCCGGGAGGCGTTCGGGTCGACCCCGTTCATCCTCACGAAGTTCGACAAGTTCATGAACTGGGTGCGGGGCAACTCCATGTTCATGCTCCAGTTCGGGATCGCGTGTTGCAGCATCGAGATGATGCACACGTACGCGATCAAACACGACCTCGACCGCTTCGGGGCCGGCGTTCCCCGCGCTTCACCCCGGCAGGCCGACGTGATGATCGTCCCCGGGACGATCGTCTCCAAGTTCGGCCCCCGCATGAAGCGGGTCTACGACCAGATGCCCGAACCCAAGTTCGTCGTCGGCATGGGCTCGTGTACGATCTCCGGCGGCCCCTTCCAGGAGGGATACAACGTCGTCAAGGGTGCCGAGGAGATCATCCCCATCGACATCCACGTCCCCGGCTGCCCGCCGCGACCGGAAGCGCTCGTCTACGGCATCGCCAAACTCCAGGAGCGGATCCGCAACGGCGAATCGACGCCCGTCGTGGTCAAGCCGTACGAGCTCGAGGAGTTCGGCGACCTGCCCAAGGACGAGCTCGTCCAGAAGCTCGCGGACGACATCGACGAGGAGGACCTCGTCATGCGCTACAACTGGGCTGATTCGCCATGA
- a CDS encoding NADH-quinone oxidoreductase subunit A codes for MNDWIAIGALALVGVLIPFGMMTVSYLLRPTVPETSKRATYESGEIPTGGTRIRFNIQYYMVALLFVVFDIETVLLFPWAVAYQDALAAPEISLVRALGPMLLFVAILLVGLAWAWRTGAVQWAQTPRQLETDRQ; via the coding sequence ATGAATGATTGGATCGCCATCGGGGCGCTGGCGCTCGTCGGAGTGCTGATACCGTTCGGGATGATGACGGTATCGTACCTCCTGCGGCCCACCGTGCCCGAAACGAGCAAACGAGCCACCTACGAGAGTGGCGAGATTCCGACCGGCGGAACGCGCATCCGGTTCAATATCCAGTACTACATGGTTGCGCTGCTGTTCGTCGTCTTCGATATCGAGACCGTCCTGTTGTTCCCGTGGGCGGTCGCCTATCAGGATGCGCTCGCCGCGCCGGAGATCTCGCTGGTCCGCGCGCTCGGACCGATGCTGTTGTTCGTCGCCATCCTGCTCGTCGGACTCGCGTGGGCGTGGCGCACGGGCGCAGTACAGTGGGCACAGACACCGCGCCAGCTGGAAACTGACAGACAATGA
- a CDS encoding AIR carboxylase family protein — MSDSVSDLIDRLQDEASQDRPAEETPDVGIVMGSDSDLETMMTGGKRRGAYDAFVDELGFAEQTDYENSPAEQFTFETYVTSAHRTPDLMTVYAETAEERGLEVIIAGAGGKSADLPNMTASIAYPLPVIGVPVQEKSVDSVIGMPTGAPLVAVDAGKSFNAALSAAQILARQHDEVRDRLVAYHEDLREGVGAVSRELHDSGTPAFRNRDR, encoded by the coding sequence ATGAGCGACAGCGTTAGCGACCTGATCGACCGCCTACAGGACGAAGCGAGCCAGGATCGTCCCGCCGAGGAAACGCCCGACGTCGGGATCGTCATGGGGAGCGACTCCGACCTCGAGACGATGATGACCGGCGGCAAGCGCCGCGGAGCCTACGACGCCTTCGTCGACGAACTCGGCTTCGCCGAGCAGACCGATTACGAGAACTCGCCGGCGGAGCAGTTTACCTTCGAGACCTACGTGACCTCGGCCCATCGAACGCCGGACTTGATGACTGTGTACGCCGAAACCGCGGAGGAACGGGGCCTCGAGGTGATCATCGCCGGTGCGGGCGGCAAGTCCGCGGACCTCCCGAACATGACCGCGTCGATCGCGTATCCGTTGCCGGTCATCGGCGTCCCGGTCCAGGAGAAATCGGTCGACAGCGTCATCGGCATGCCGACCGGCGCGCCGCTGGTCGCGGTCGACGCCGGGAAATCGTTCAACGCGGCACTGTCGGCCGCGCAGATTCTCGCTCGCCAGCACGACGAGGTCCGCGATCGACTGGTCGCCTACCACGAGGACTTACGCGAGGGCGTCGGTGCTGTCTCTCGAGAGCTTCACGATAGCGGGACGCCGGCGTTCCGGAACCGCGATCGCTAG
- the nuoK gene encoding NADH-quinone oxidoreductase subunit NuoK produces MTVDVQYYVLLSMAVFCIGLFGVLTRRNALLFLMSVELMLNAANINLIAFSFYHGNLTGQLFALFTMALAAAEVAVGLGIILVLYRNFRDVDVTVPTTMRW; encoded by the coding sequence ATGACCGTCGACGTGCAGTACTACGTGCTGCTGTCGATGGCAGTGTTCTGTATCGGCCTCTTCGGGGTGCTGACGCGTCGCAACGCACTGTTGTTCCTGATGTCCGTCGAACTCATGCTGAACGCGGCGAATATCAATTTGATCGCGTTCTCGTTCTATCACGGCAACCTCACGGGGCAGTTGTTCGCGCTGTTCACGATGGCGCTCGCCGCCGCCGAGGTGGCCGTCGGACTCGGGATCATCCTGGTGTTGTACCGCAACTTCCGTGACGTCGACGTCACGGTTCCGACGACGATGAGGTGGTAA
- a CDS encoding NADH-quinone oxidoreductase subunit D, which translates to MSTGLERGQPSIEVTEDELAALIGDRALARDDHLNAPGFVIRPDDVQDVLTDLRDEAGFDHLANLTAQEYADRYESIYHLRKYADPTQEVSVVVPTTTDEPVSQTAEPVFRTADWHEREAFDLVGIDYEGHPDPRRILLPETWQGHPLSRGYDQEKPQLVTLTEHANPVQPDHHDDESDTMFLNIGPHHPATHGVLHIETVLDGETVVDVDPDIGYLHRCEEQMCQQGTYRHQIMPYPDRWDYVSAGLLNEWAYARTAEDLADIEVPEYAQVIRTMGAELCRIAAHMLALATFALDVYGDFTAIFQYGMRDREVVQDILEDLTGQRLMFNYFRLGGVAWDLPEPREEFFEKTRDFLDGLPAKVDEYNDLLTGNEIFQVRCHDTGILEPEVAKQYGCTGPVARGSGIDYDLRRDDPYGYYDNLEWDVVTEDGCDNYSRVLVRMQEVEESAKIIEQCVDLLEDWPEDERTVQSNVPRTLKPDADTEIYRSVEAAKGELGIYMRSDGTDKPGRFKIRSPCFHNLSALPEMAEGEYVPDLIASLGSLDIVLGEVDR; encoded by the coding sequence ATGAGCACGGGACTCGAGCGAGGCCAGCCGTCGATCGAGGTCACGGAAGACGAGCTCGCGGCGCTGATCGGCGATCGCGCGCTCGCACGCGACGACCACCTGAACGCGCCCGGATTCGTCATCCGGCCGGACGACGTGCAGGACGTCCTCACGGATCTTCGCGACGAGGCGGGGTTCGATCACCTCGCCAATCTCACCGCACAGGAGTACGCGGACCGCTACGAGTCGATCTATCACCTCCGAAAGTACGCGGATCCGACACAGGAGGTGTCGGTCGTCGTTCCGACGACCACCGACGAGCCGGTCAGCCAGACTGCCGAGCCGGTCTTCCGAACCGCCGACTGGCACGAGCGGGAGGCGTTCGACCTCGTCGGCATCGACTACGAGGGGCACCCCGATCCGCGACGGATCCTCCTGCCAGAAACCTGGCAGGGTCACCCGCTCTCGCGGGGCTACGATCAGGAGAAACCCCAGCTCGTGACCCTGACCGAACACGCCAACCCGGTCCAGCCGGACCACCACGACGACGAGTCGGACACGATGTTCCTCAACATCGGTCCCCACCACCCGGCGACCCACGGCGTGCTCCACATCGAGACGGTACTCGACGGCGAAACGGTCGTCGACGTCGATCCCGATATCGGCTATCTGCACCGCTGCGAGGAGCAGATGTGTCAGCAGGGGACCTACCGCCACCAGATCATGCCCTACCCCGACCGCTGGGACTACGTCTCCGCCGGCCTGCTCAACGAGTGGGCGTACGCGCGCACGGCCGAGGACCTCGCGGACATCGAGGTCCCCGAGTACGCGCAGGTCATCCGGACGATGGGGGCCGAACTCTGTCGGATCGCCGCGCACATGCTCGCGCTCGCCACGTTCGCGCTGGACGTCTACGGCGACTTCACCGCCATCTTCCAGTACGGCATGCGCGACCGCGAGGTCGTCCAGGACATCCTGGAGGACCTCACCGGCCAGCGGCTCATGTTCAACTACTTCCGGCTCGGCGGGGTCGCCTGGGACCTGCCCGAACCCCGCGAGGAGTTCTTCGAAAAGACGCGGGACTTCCTCGACGGGCTCCCCGCGAAGGTCGACGAGTACAACGACCTGCTGACGGGCAACGAGATCTTCCAGGTTCGGTGTCACGACACCGGGATCCTCGAGCCCGAGGTCGCCAAACAGTACGGCTGTACCGGCCCCGTCGCCCGCGGCTCCGGCATCGACTACGACCTCCGCCGGGACGACCCCTACGGCTACTACGACAACCTCGAGTGGGACGTCGTCACCGAGGACGGCTGCGACAACTACAGCCGCGTCCTCGTTCGCATGCAGGAGGTCGAGGAGTCCGCGAAGATCATCGAGCAGTGCGTCGATCTGCTCGAGGACTGGCCCGAAGACGAGCGGACGGTTCAGAGCAACGTCCCCCGGACGCTCAAGCCGGACGCGGACACGGAGATTTACCGCAGCGTCGAGGCCGCGAAGGGCGAACTCGGCATCTACATGCGTTCGGACGGGACGGACAAACCGGGCCGGTTCAAGATCCGGAGTCCGTGTTTCCACAACCTCTCGGCGCTGCCCGAGATGGCCGAAGGGGAGTACGTGCCGGACCTGATCGCGTCGCTGGGCAGCCTCGACATCGTCCTCGGGGAGGTGGACAGGTAG